A section of the Hemitrygon akajei chromosome 8, sHemAka1.3, whole genome shotgun sequence genome encodes:
- the shha gene encoding sonic hedgehog protein, whose protein sequence is MMLTRIVLVGLICCSLVSSVKACGPGRGYGRRKHPRKLTPLAYKQFIPNVAEKTLGASGRYEGKITRNSERFKELTPNYNPDIIFKDEENTGADRLMTQRCKDKLNSLAISVMNQWPGVKLRVTEGWDEDGHHSEESLHYEGRAVDITTSDRDRSKYGMLARLAVEAGFDWVNYESKAHIHCSVKAENSVAAKSGGCFPASARVSLENGDSKQLKDLKPGDRVLAADELGNLLYSDFIMFLDRAEEVEKVFYVIETREPRRKLALTAAHLLFVGRSSSEGRIEFKATFASDVRSGQLVYVTDGGSQQLQPAMVDKVYLEEMTGAYAPLTVQGTLVINQVLASCYAVIEEHTLAHWAFAPVRMRHAVTSLLLPSDPLTVNSTVQEAGVHWYCSALYQMGRWVLDDASIHPSGMTLDSS, encoded by the exons ATGATGCTGACAAGAATTGTGTTAGTGGGACTGATCTGCTGTTCTCTCGTCTCGTCTGTGAAGGCTTGTGGGCCGGGCCGgggttatgggagaaggaagcATCCTAGAAAATTAACCCCACTGGCCTACAAACAATTCATTCCGAACGTGGCAGAAAAGACTCTGGGGGCAAGTGGCAGGTACGAGGGAAAGATTACCAGGAACTCGGAGAGATTTAAAGAACTGACTCCCAATTACAACCCAGACATTATTTTTAAGGACGAAGAGAACACGGGAGCGGACAGGCTGATGACACAG AGGTGTAAAGATAAACTGAATTCCCTCGCGATCTCGGTGATGAACCAATGGCCCGGGGTGAAGCTAAGGGTGACGGAGGGCTGGGACGAAGACGGCCATCACTCCGAAGAGTCATTGCACTACGAGGGCAGAGCCGTAGACATTACCACCTCGGACCGAGACAGGAGCAAGTACGGTATGCTGGCCAGGCTCGCCGTCGAAGCCGGTTTCGATTGGGTCAACTACGAATCCAAAGCTCACATTCACTGCTCGGTCAAAGCAG AAAACTCGGTGGCTGCGAAGTCAGGAGGTTGTTTCCCCGCCTCAGCTCGAGTCAGCCTGGAGAACGGTGATAGCAAGCAACTCAAGGACCTGAAGCCGGGAGACCGGGTGCTGGCTGCAGACGAGCTGGGCAACCTGCTCTACAGCGATTTCATCATGTTCCTGGACAGGGCCGAGGAAGTCGAGAAGGTTTTCTACGTGATCGAGACTCGAGAGCCTCGCCGGAAGCTCGCCCTCACCGCGGCGCATTTGCTTTTTGTCGGGCGCAGTTCGAGCGAGGGGCGGATCGAATTCAAGGCCACGTTCGCCAGCGACGTGAGGTCGGGCCAGCTGGTGTACGTCACCGATGGGGGCAGTCAGCAGCTCCAGCCTGCCATGGTCGACAAGGTTTACCTGGAGGAGATGACAGGTGCTTACGCCCCACTGACTGTCCAGGGCACCCTCGTGATCAACCAGGTCCTGGCCTCTTGCTATGCCGTTATAGAGGAACACACTTTGGCGCACTGGGCTTTCGCCCCTGTGCGGATGAGGCATGCAGTCACATCTTTGCTTCTGCCCAGCGACCCACTAACGGTCAACAGTACTGTCCAAGAAGCTGGTGTCCACTGGTACTGCAGTGCCTTGTATCAGATGGGCAGATGGGTTTTGGATGACGCATCTATTCATCCTTCGGGAATGACGTTGGACTCTAGCTGA